The Borreliella mayonii genome has a segment encoding these proteins:
- the rodA gene encoding rod shape-determining protein RodA: MVFRKNYDYLALISLFIVSFVGILLIYSSDYNISGSLTKNEYIKQTFWVIIGFFLIFIVGKYDLKFVYSIVYPLYFLLILALIFTAFFGMTVNGAKSWIGIWKLGGQPSEFGKVIIILTLSKFYTEKKGYNEFFTFIAAFLLIFPSVILILLQPDFGTAIVYLTIFIFISFFAGIDLHYVLAFALIGFFSFVFAILPVWYEYRVNMGNVFYLIFSNSFYFRIIIGVLLLILLISVLGFFIAKYGLSIKIIYFYVFFASSILLISIVFSKVLSKLMKTYQIKRFLVFLDPAIDAKGAGWNLNQVKIAIGSGGLLGKGFLKGPYTHANYVPSQSTDFIFSILAEEFGFLGVSTILILFFFLFFKFLIIMNKSKDRYMALVISGILGLLFFHTSFNVGMSLGVLPITGIPFPFLSYGGSSTITFFLAMSFYFNIESIVAMD, from the coding sequence ATGGTTTTTAGAAAAAATTATGATTATTTAGCTTTGATAAGCTTATTTATAGTTTCTTTTGTTGGTATATTGTTGATTTATTCTAGCGATTATAATATTAGCGGATCTTTAACTAAGAATGAATATATAAAACAAACCTTTTGGGTAATTATTGGATTTTTTCTAATTTTTATAGTGGGTAAATATGATTTAAAATTTGTTTATAGCATAGTATATCCTTTATATTTTTTATTAATATTGGCTTTAATTTTTACTGCATTTTTTGGAATGACTGTAAACGGAGCAAAGTCTTGGATTGGTATATGGAAACTTGGAGGACAGCCTTCTGAATTTGGTAAAGTTATTATTATTTTGACCCTTTCAAAATTTTATACTGAAAAAAAGGGTTATAATGAATTTTTTACCTTTATTGCTGCATTTTTATTAATTTTCCCATCGGTAATTCTTATATTGTTGCAACCTGATTTTGGTACAGCAATAGTATATTTAACCATTTTTATATTTATTTCTTTTTTTGCAGGAATAGATTTGCATTATGTTTTAGCATTTGCGTTGATAGGTTTTTTTTCTTTTGTTTTTGCGATTTTGCCGGTTTGGTATGAATATAGGGTGAATATGGGTAATGTATTTTATCTTATTTTCTCAAATTCTTTTTATTTTAGAATAATAATAGGGGTGCTGCTTTTAATACTTTTGATTTCTGTTTTAGGATTTTTTATTGCTAAGTATGGTTTGAGTATTAAAATAATTTATTTTTATGTATTTTTTGCAAGTTCTATTTTATTGATTTCAATAGTGTTTTCAAAAGTCCTTTCAAAGTTAATGAAGACTTATCAGATTAAACGGTTTTTAGTATTCTTAGATCCAGCTATTGATGCTAAGGGTGCTGGTTGGAATTTAAATCAGGTTAAAATAGCAATTGGTTCTGGCGGTCTTTTGGGTAAAGGATTTTTAAAGGGGCCTTATACCCATGCTAATTATGTGCCTTCTCAAAGCACAGATTTTATTTTCTCTATTCTTGCTGAAGAGTTTGGGTTTTTAGGCGTTAGTACTATTTTAATATTATTTTTTTTTCTTTTTTTTAAATTTTTGATAATAATGAATAAAAGTAAAGATAGATATATGGCCTTAGTAATATCTGGAATTTTGGGACTTTTATTTTTTCATACCTCTTTTAATGTTGGAATGTCTTTAGGAGTTCTTCCGATTACTGGAATTCCTTTCCCTTTTCTCTCTTATGGAGGTTCTTCTACTATTACATTTTTTTTAGCAATGTCTTTTTATTTTAATATTGAATCAATAGTTGCTATGGATTGA
- the mreD gene encoding rod shape-determining protein MreD, translating into MAAFFTYFISSAFLGKIFQHYFATYFYFSIDIFLIFLVFNSLNFIFNIGLLSSILYGLLMDYFTGLPLGFFVFGYTIIFYFNNKIKLFMPKNMLSMAIFFIFSKVILWFLAIVFYDFIDLKSFNYSIFNLDLIVNIMSINFLYPIQNYFTRNFYSFKEDY; encoded by the coding sequence ATGGCAGCATTTTTTACATATTTTATTTCTAGTGCATTTTTAGGTAAAATTTTTCAACACTATTTTGCAACTTATTTTTATTTTTCAATAGATATTTTTTTAATTTTTCTAGTTTTTAATTCTTTAAATTTTATTTTTAATATAGGATTATTATCTAGTATTTTATATGGCCTTCTTATGGATTATTTTACAGGATTACCACTTGGATTTTTTGTTTTTGGATATACAATAATATTTTATTTTAATAATAAAATAAAGTTATTTATGCCTAAAAATATGCTTAGCATGGCAATATTTTTTATTTTTTCAAAAGTTATATTATGGTTTTTAGCTATTGTATTTTATGATTTTATAGATTTAAAATCTTTTAATTATTCAATCTTCAACCTTGATCTTATTGTAAATATAATGTCTATTAACTTTTTATATCCAATTCAAAATTATTTTACTAGAAATTTTTATTCTTTTAAAGAGGATTATTAG
- a CDS encoding rod shape-determining protein, with protein MNLFKSFLIDIGIDLGTCNTLVYIKDYGVVMSEPSVVAIDITKGNKVVAVGRNAKKMLWKTPENIKAVRPLRDGVIADIENTEKMIKYFINQIFSRKKLFFKPRMVIGVPTCITEVERRAVKESAMNAGAREVKVIEESLAAAIGSDIPIFEPTGHMVCDIGGGTTEISVISLGGMVVSRAIRTGGDEFDESIIKYMRNSHNIIIGQQTAEKLKIKIGNVYPDIQNLRVEKIDIKGTDAVTGLPRKQLVDSMEVRESLQEPINVVVDEVKRTLGATPPELATDIVERGIILTGGGALLKGLNRLLSKETGVPVYVADNPLLSVAVGAGLFYDYANRIDISKNIYSFINE; from the coding sequence TTGAATTTGTTTAAGTCTTTTTTGATAGATATTGGCATTGATCTTGGAACATGTAATACATTGGTTTATATTAAAGATTATGGCGTGGTTATGAGTGAGCCTTCTGTTGTTGCAATAGATATTACCAAAGGTAATAAAGTTGTTGCAGTTGGCAGAAATGCTAAAAAAATGCTTTGGAAAACTCCAGAGAATATTAAAGCTGTGCGACCTCTTAGAGATGGAGTTATTGCTGACATTGAGAATACAGAGAAGATGATTAAATATTTTATTAATCAAATTTTTTCTCGTAAAAAATTGTTTTTTAAGCCAAGAATGGTAATAGGTGTTCCTACTTGTATTACAGAGGTTGAGCGAAGAGCTGTAAAAGAGAGTGCAATGAATGCTGGTGCAAGAGAAGTTAAGGTGATAGAAGAATCTCTTGCAGCTGCTATTGGATCTGATATTCCTATTTTTGAACCTACAGGTCACATGGTGTGTGACATTGGAGGTGGAACTACAGAAATATCGGTTATTTCTCTCGGCGGAATGGTTGTAAGTAGGGCAATTAGGACTGGTGGGGATGAATTTGATGAGAGTATAATAAAATATATGAGAAATTCTCACAATATTATAATTGGTCAACAGACAGCAGAAAAATTGAAAATTAAGATAGGAAATGTATATCCTGATATTCAAAATTTAAGGGTAGAAAAAATAGATATTAAGGGTACAGATGCTGTAACTGGTCTTCCTAGAAAGCAACTTGTTGATTCTATGGAAGTAAGAGAGTCTTTACAAGAGCCTATAAATGTTGTTGTGGATGAAGTTAAGCGTACTCTTGGTGCAACGCCCCCAGAGCTTGCTACAGACATTGTTGAGCGTGGCATAATTTTGACAGGAGGAGGAGCTCTTCTTAAGGGTTTAAATAGGCTTCTTTCGAAAGAGACTGGAGTTCCTGTTTATGTTGCAGATAATCCGCTTCTCTCTGTGGCTGTTGGTGCCGGATTATTTTATGATTATGCCAATAGAATAGATATTAGCAAGAATATTTACAGTTTTATCAATGAATAA
- the mreC gene encoding rod shape-determining protein MreC — MNFLVKFKNFIKVLLVLIVSLVFMIYDSSSIQKRRSDNFLFFTFNSYIQSRMHGFFSFISNVFKTVNEYKNYKDKIEFYKKRIQQLEIVTQNIQSLRQENVRLKEQLNFYSSSSSDFISAEIIYLNYSNISTLMAINKGFNDGIEKDMIAVAYQDGFSGLVGKVVKVYSNTAKILPLTNYENFVSARIQSSRFIGLIEGNGYGKKLEMNYVNRLAEKDLKIGDSIVTAGFSEYPVGIYIGKITNFHILDYNSLLKIEVEPAIVLDKLEYVFLVKNNKEIGE, encoded by the coding sequence ATGAATTTTCTTGTCAAATTCAAGAATTTTATCAAAGTACTTTTAGTATTGATAGTTTCTCTTGTTTTTATGATTTATGATTCAAGCAGTATTCAAAAGAGAAGATCTGATAATTTTTTGTTTTTTACTTTTAACTCTTATATTCAAAGCAGAATGCATGGGTTTTTTAGTTTTATTTCCAATGTTTTTAAAACTGTAAATGAATACAAAAATTACAAGGACAAGATAGAATTTTATAAAAAAAGAATACAACAGCTTGAAATAGTCACTCAGAATATACAGTCACTAAGGCAAGAGAATGTTCGTCTTAAAGAGCAATTAAATTTTTATTCGTCAAGTTCTAGCGATTTTATTTCAGCAGAGATTATATATCTAAACTATTCAAACATATCGACTTTAATGGCTATTAATAAAGGATTCAATGATGGGATAGAAAAGGATATGATAGCAGTTGCATATCAAGATGGATTTAGCGGTCTTGTAGGTAAAGTTGTAAAGGTTTATTCTAATACTGCTAAAATTTTGCCTTTGACCAATTATGAAAATTTTGTGTCCGCAAGGATTCAAAGTAGCAGGTTTATAGGTCTTATAGAGGGTAATGGTTATGGTAAAAAACTTGAAATGAATTATGTTAATAGGCTTGCTGAAAAAGATTTAAAGATAGGAGATTCTATTGTTACTGCTGGGTTTAGTGAATATCCAGTTGGCATTTATATTGGAAAGATTACAAATTTTCATATTCTTGACTACAATTCTCTTTTAAAAATAGAAGTAGAGCCAGCTATAGTTTTAGATAAGCTTGAGTATGTTTTTCTTGTTAAAAATAACAAAGAGATTGGTGAATAA
- the thrS gene encoding threonine--tRNA ligase — MSKDLDKEDILYKKRHSIAHVMAEAVRDLFPNTKIAIGPPIKDGFYYDFEFKRQITEDSLLDIENRMREILKTGSSFEKEVISVEQALEIFKDEPYKIDLIKNFDLQNEVSIYKSHNFIDLCRGPHVENMNKIDPKAFKLTSIAGAYWRGSEKNPMLTRIYGTLWNNEKELRSYLNLREEIKKRDHRKLGKELDLFSIHEEIGPGLVFFHPNGAKIRALIEDFWREEHSKNGYDILFTPHVGKSWLWQTSGHLDFYKDSMFEKIEMDKSDYYLKPMNCPFHIAIYNTGKHSYRDLPFRWAELGTVYRYEKIGALHGLMRARGFTQDDAHIICTHSQVVDEIKEVLRFAIYMWSKFGFSNLKAYLSTKPDKSVGNDADWEMSLKVLEETLSDFEVPYEIDKGGGAFYGPKIDLKIVDSLEREWQMSTIQFDFNLPERFNMTYTAEDGKEKRPFMIHRALLGSIERFFGILVEHYGGAFPLWLSPVQAVIIPVNNIVEGYAIKVFNKFKNEGIRIKLDNSSSRMNAKIREYQAKKISYMFIIGEREAAEERISIRTRTNEQINGIKLDEALKFILLKIRDKEI; from the coding sequence GTGAGCAAAGATTTAGATAAAGAAGATATTCTTTACAAAAAAAGACACTCAATAGCTCATGTTATGGCAGAAGCTGTGCGTGATTTATTCCCAAATACCAAGATTGCAATAGGTCCTCCTATTAAAGATGGTTTTTATTATGATTTTGAATTTAAAAGGCAAATTACAGAAGATTCTCTTTTAGATATAGAAAATAGAATGAGGGAGATTTTAAAGACCGGGAGTTCTTTTGAAAAAGAGGTAATAAGCGTAGAACAGGCTCTTGAAATTTTTAAAGATGAACCTTATAAGATTGATTTGATTAAAAATTTTGATTTACAAAATGAAGTTTCTATTTATAAGAGTCACAATTTTATTGATCTTTGCAGGGGTCCTCATGTTGAGAATATGAATAAAATTGATCCAAAGGCATTTAAGCTTACTAGTATTGCTGGAGCTTATTGGCGAGGCAGTGAAAAAAATCCAATGCTTACCAGAATTTATGGAACTTTATGGAATAATGAAAAAGAGCTAAGATCTTATCTTAATTTGAGAGAGGAAATAAAAAAAAGAGATCATAGAAAGCTTGGAAAAGAGCTTGATTTATTTTCTATTCATGAAGAGATTGGCCCAGGACTTGTTTTTTTTCATCCCAATGGTGCTAAAATAAGAGCTTTAATAGAAGATTTTTGGAGAGAAGAGCACTCTAAAAATGGGTATGATATTCTTTTTACTCCTCATGTTGGTAAATCTTGGCTTTGGCAAACTTCTGGTCATTTAGACTTTTATAAGGACAGTATGTTTGAAAAAATAGAAATGGATAAAAGTGATTATTATCTTAAACCTATGAATTGTCCTTTTCATATTGCAATTTATAATACAGGCAAGCATTCTTATAGAGATTTACCATTTAGATGGGCCGAACTTGGCACTGTATATCGTTATGAAAAGATAGGCGCCTTGCATGGCCTGATGAGAGCTAGAGGATTCACTCAGGATGATGCTCATATTATATGCACTCATTCTCAAGTTGTAGATGAGATTAAAGAAGTTCTTAGGTTTGCTATTTATATGTGGAGTAAATTTGGCTTTAGCAACTTAAAGGCATATCTTTCTACAAAGCCTGACAAGTCTGTTGGAAATGATGCTGATTGGGAAATGTCTTTAAAAGTTCTTGAAGAGACCTTAAGCGATTTTGAAGTTCCTTATGAAATTGACAAAGGGGGAGGTGCTTTTTATGGGCCTAAAATTGATCTTAAGATAGTTGATTCTCTTGAGCGAGAGTGGCAGATGAGTACAATTCAATTTGATTTTAATCTCCCTGAGAGATTTAATATGACTTATACTGCTGAGGATGGTAAAGAAAAAAGACCATTTATGATTCATCGAGCTTTGCTGGGATCTATTGAAAGATTTTTTGGAATTCTTGTAGAGCACTATGGTGGAGCGTTTCCTTTATGGTTGTCTCCTGTTCAAGCAGTAATAATTCCTGTTAATAATATTGTAGAAGGTTATGCTATTAAAGTTTTTAATAAATTTAAAAATGAAGGGATTAGAATAAAACTTGATAATAGTTCCTCAAGAATGAATGCTAAAATTAGAGAATATCAGGCTAAAAAAATATCTTATATGTTCATAATTGGCGAGAGAGAGGCAGCAGAAGAGAGAATATCTATTAGAACAAGAACAAATGAACAAATAAATGGAATTAAACTTGATGAAGCTCTTAAATTTATTTTGCTTAAAATAAGGGATAAGGAGATTTGA
- the mrdA gene encoding penicillin-binding protein 2: MGVITNFRYKFGIFFLIAIMVLYLAILFQMQIGKHLFYDREANVFLSRLEKINASRGEILDSNSNILANNLTMFILKISLQQYYNMPVATRIEMIDFLSNTLGIDKSIILSKLQEPGGYLKDVEIIELTPKMLFKISEKKFYYPALLWTYSFKRNYLVDDSYSHSIGYVGQINQRELRTFYNVSGYDNTSTIGKLGIEQVYDNYIRGQEGLIKYKVDSKERRIDDGSIIRNMVPGNDVVLNINKNIQDLANNALGKRYGSIVVLKPSTGAVLALHNYPYYSMRDVYNKYNKEDYSFLNKAIQSVYPPASIFKLVVAAAILEERVIDKDRKIYCPGYFKVGNRIFHCWKPGGHGYVNLEEAIAHSSNVYFYTLGLKYLGVDRIRKYAKEFGFGEKTGIDLPNEVAGLLPSPEWKEKTFNQPWVGGDTVNFSIGQGFLNATPMQIVNMVAMIANEGVVYKPRIVNKILKGGTNKVILENKPEILRKTNLISKNTFKLLKKYMRSVVTYGTARYAVLTKAVKVGGKTGTGQTGIDGFENSSFVGLAPYNGSSDNQIIVFSLVEAKSNVDWWPAKSTDLIMQGIFANQSYEDILKGYRPWYIR; encoded by the coding sequence GTGGGTGTTATAACAAATTTTAGATATAAGTTCGGCATATTTTTTTTAATAGCAATTATGGTGCTTTATTTGGCAATTTTATTTCAAATGCAAATTGGTAAGCATTTATTTTACGACAGAGAAGCCAATGTTTTTTTATCAAGATTGGAAAAAATCAATGCCTCAAGGGGTGAAATTTTAGATTCTAATTCCAATATTTTGGCAAATAATTTAACTATGTTTATTTTAAAGATAAGTTTGCAACAGTATTATAATATGCCTGTTGCTACTAGAATTGAGATGATAGACTTTTTATCAAACACGCTAGGCATTGATAAATCAATTATTTTATCTAAGCTTCAAGAGCCTGGTGGATATCTTAAAGATGTTGAAATAATTGAACTTACTCCAAAGATGTTGTTTAAAATTTCTGAAAAAAAGTTTTATTATCCTGCTCTTTTGTGGACTTATTCTTTTAAGCGCAACTATTTGGTTGACGATTCATATTCACATTCAATCGGTTATGTTGGGCAAATAAATCAAAGAGAGCTTAGAACGTTTTATAATGTTAGTGGGTATGATAATACTTCTACGATTGGAAAGTTGGGCATTGAACAGGTTTATGATAATTACATTAGAGGGCAAGAAGGCTTAATAAAATACAAAGTAGACTCCAAAGAGAGAAGAATAGACGATGGCTCTATTATAAGAAATATGGTACCAGGTAATGATGTTGTGCTTAATATTAATAAAAATATTCAAGATCTTGCCAATAATGCTTTAGGCAAAAGGTATGGTTCTATTGTGGTATTAAAGCCATCAACAGGTGCTGTTCTTGCTCTTCACAATTATCCTTATTATTCTATGAGGGATGTTTACAATAAATATAATAAGGAAGATTACTCTTTTTTAAATAAAGCAATTCAATCTGTTTATCCGCCGGCATCTATTTTTAAATTAGTTGTTGCTGCTGCTATTCTTGAAGAGAGAGTTATAGATAAAGATCGTAAAATTTATTGTCCTGGATATTTTAAAGTTGGAAATAGAATTTTTCATTGTTGGAAGCCTGGTGGTCATGGGTATGTTAATTTAGAAGAGGCGATTGCACATTCTTCTAATGTTTATTTTTATACACTTGGGCTTAAGTATCTTGGGGTTGATAGAATTAGAAAATATGCAAAAGAATTTGGGTTTGGAGAAAAAACAGGAATTGATTTGCCAAATGAAGTAGCTGGTCTTCTTCCTAGTCCTGAGTGGAAAGAAAAAACTTTTAATCAGCCTTGGGTAGGAGGAGATACTGTAAATTTTTCAATAGGTCAAGGGTTTTTGAATGCTACTCCTATGCAGATTGTCAATATGGTTGCTATGATTGCAAATGAAGGTGTTGTATATAAGCCTAGAATTGTAAATAAAATTTTAAAGGGCGGTACGAATAAAGTTATTCTTGAGAATAAACCAGAAATATTAAGAAAGACAAATCTTATTAGTAAAAACACATTTAAACTTCTGAAAAAATATATGAGAAGTGTGGTAACTTATGGTACAGCAAGATATGCAGTTCTTACGAAAGCCGTTAAGGTTGGAGGCAAGACAGGCACTGGTCAAACTGGTATAGATGGTTTTGAAAATAGTTCTTTTGTTGGACTTGCTCCTTATAATGGTTCATCTGATAATCAAATTATTGTTTTTAGTTTGGTTGAGGCAAAGAGTAATGTAGATTGGTGGCCTGCAAAATCTACAGATTTAATAATGCAAGGCATTTTTGCAAATCAAAGTTATGAAGATATTCTTAAAGGTTATAGACCATGGTATATTAGGTAG